From the genome of Cytobacillus firmus, one region includes:
- a CDS encoding YitT family protein → MRQKLFSFMMINLGAFLVSINVHFFLSPNNLATGGVSGLSIIMNDVFPDFSIGTFMILVNLILFAVGFVFLGSGFGAKTIYASFALSFYVWALEKFAPMAQPLSDDLLIQLIIGQCIAATGMAIVFNQQASTGGTDIIAMIFNKYLNIEVGRGVLLADLAIALSSAVLFGPQVGMYAFFGVIINGFVIDYALQQFNSNKEIVIISHHSDEIKTFIVHELGKGATIHTATGAFTSDKKEVITTILGRKDFTKLKSYITQVDNKAFITVHTMNEILGQNFKRLA, encoded by the coding sequence ATGCGGCAAAAACTGTTTTCTTTTATGATGATCAACCTGGGAGCTTTCCTGGTTTCTATAAATGTCCATTTTTTCTTATCCCCCAATAATTTAGCAACTGGAGGGGTCAGCGGATTGTCGATTATCATGAATGATGTATTTCCAGATTTCTCAATCGGTACATTCATGATTCTTGTCAATTTGATATTGTTTGCAGTTGGGTTTGTTTTTCTTGGATCTGGTTTTGGGGCAAAAACCATTTATGCAAGCTTTGCATTGTCCTTTTATGTATGGGCGCTTGAGAAGTTCGCCCCGATGGCTCAGCCGCTTAGTGATGACTTGCTTATTCAGCTGATCATCGGGCAATGCATCGCCGCAACCGGCATGGCGATTGTGTTTAACCAGCAGGCCTCCACTGGCGGTACAGATATCATCGCTATGATTTTTAATAAATATTTAAATATTGAAGTTGGCAGAGGAGTGCTTCTGGCTGATTTAGCCATTGCCCTGTCTTCCGCCGTTCTATTTGGGCCGCAAGTCGGCATGTATGCCTTTTTTGGAGTCATTATTAATGGATTTGTGATTGATTATGCACTTCAGCAATTCAATTCAAATAAGGAAATTGTGATTATCAGCCACCACAGTGATGAAATTAAAACCTTTATAGTTCATGAATTGGGGAAGGGTGCAACCATTCACACGGCAACCGGTGCCTTCACTTCAGATAAAAAAGAAGTCATTACAACCATCCTGGGCAGAAAAGATTTTACTAAGCTGAAAAGCTATATTACCCAGGTTGACAATAAAGCATTTATCACAGTACACACGATGAATGAAATACTCGGCCAGAATTTCAAACGGCTGGCATAA
- a CDS encoding PucR family transcriptional regulator has product MSQPLEKILTLTDIDEITEMVSTFLKKPVVIEDEQFSLLAYSSYYIEHFDLANQQTIFSKRWPIPILEKFMDEGIVDQLKTIPEPFRIKKMEEIGLNQRVVVSAKYKEQILGFIWVQELDGFLSESEMKFLHDVSFHIGKLLYQKNLKKLRKEEEKHQFYQKIIDRTYQTEDQIKWEAANVKIILPEAFIINVFTVLQGDEEMLAELNETVRLFANALSHPAYIFTNQHEIIVMIGSSSPAPGSLSEDAHELTNTVLSQFRQQTVYAGIGGEYSSILKLRKSYREALEVIKAAKFIGSPEELPYEYKKLWVFRYLEPIAQHNSKTNYVNEDLMKLQKKDLESQTSLLKTLEVYLLNNCRLKPTAEQLFIHTNTLKYRMKQITDLTSIDFDDFNTRCQLYIDLQLLKRKK; this is encoded by the coding sequence ATGAGCCAGCCGCTGGAGAAAATCCTTACTTTGACTGATATTGATGAGATTACAGAAATGGTCAGCACTTTTTTGAAGAAGCCTGTTGTCATCGAGGATGAGCAATTCTCGCTGCTGGCTTATAGCTCGTATTATATTGAGCATTTTGATTTGGCGAACCAGCAGACCATATTTTCGAAGAGATGGCCGATTCCCATTTTGGAGAAATTTATGGATGAAGGCATTGTTGACCAGTTAAAGACAATCCCTGAGCCTTTCAGAATTAAGAAGATGGAAGAAATCGGCCTTAACCAGCGTGTAGTTGTAAGCGCTAAATATAAAGAGCAGATACTTGGATTTATCTGGGTTCAGGAATTGGACGGTTTCCTGTCAGAAAGCGAAATGAAGTTTCTGCATGACGTTTCCTTCCATATTGGAAAGCTTTTATATCAGAAAAACCTGAAGAAGCTCCGTAAAGAAGAAGAAAAACATCAATTTTATCAAAAAATCATTGATCGTACGTATCAGACCGAAGATCAGATTAAGTGGGAAGCTGCCAATGTCAAAATCATCCTCCCGGAGGCCTTTATCATCAATGTATTTACGGTCCTTCAGGGAGATGAAGAGATGTTGGCAGAGTTAAATGAAACCGTTCGGCTGTTCGCTAATGCGCTCAGCCATCCTGCTTATATCTTTACGAATCAGCATGAGATCATCGTGATGATCGGCAGCAGCTCCCCTGCACCCGGCAGCCTTTCAGAAGACGCACACGAATTAACCAATACCGTCCTAAGCCAATTCAGGCAGCAGACTGTGTATGCGGGAATCGGAGGAGAGTATTCCTCCATCCTCAAACTTCGCAAAAGCTATCGAGAGGCCCTGGAGGTCATCAAAGCCGCCAAATTCATTGGCTCGCCTGAAGAACTGCCCTATGAATATAAAAAGCTCTGGGTGTTCCGTTACCTGGAACCGATCGCCCAGCATAACAGCAAGACCAATTATGTTAATGAAGATCTTATGAAGCTGCAGAAAAAAGACCTGGAGAGCCAAACCAGCCTGCTGAAGACGCTTGAAGTCTATTTATTGAACAACTGCCGCCTCAAGCCGACAGCGGAACAGCTTTTCATCCATACCAATACATTAAAATACCGAATGAAACAAATTACTGACCTGACTTCAATCGATTTTGACGACTTTAATACAAGATGCCAGCTGTACATTGATTTACAGCTGCTTAAGCGGAAGAAATAA
- a CDS encoding NAD(P)H-binding protein: MKVIVIGANGDVGEHVIRKLADRKHEALAVAAKENQMEDLIKLGAAQAIVYDEEKLIPYLQASDAVIYLTGVNPKKHTGKTVMVDHQSISDIIQLAQKSNVRRFVMMSAVKAEESETDPSRKIAAKDLPEDMLKTANLVYTVVRIGQLTDNPGNGAITLSKKIHDRKAEIPREDAAEVLVESLNQEAVFHSTIEAASGDTPISEALSMF; this comes from the coding sequence ATGAAGGTGATTGTAATCGGTGCCAATGGAGATGTCGGTGAGCATGTAATCAGGAAGCTCGCTGACAGGAAGCATGAAGCTCTTGCCGTTGCGGCAAAGGAAAACCAAATGGAAGATCTGATCAAGCTGGGAGCAGCACAGGCAATTGTTTATGACGAGGAAAAGCTGATCCCCTATCTGCAGGCATCAGATGCCGTGATTTACTTGACAGGCGTCAATCCTAAAAAACATACAGGCAAAACCGTTATGGTCGATCACCAATCTATATCCGACATCATCCAATTGGCACAAAAATCAAATGTCAGGAGATTTGTGATGATGAGTGCAGTTAAAGCGGAGGAAAGCGAAACAGACCCTTCCCGCAAAATTGCGGCGAAGGATCTTCCGGAGGATATGCTCAAAACTGCCAATCTAGTATACACAGTGGTTCGGATTGGCCAATTAACGGACAATCCCGGGAACGGAGCCATTACCCTGTCGAAGAAAATCCATGACCGAAAGGCTGAGATACCGCGCGAGGACGCTGCTGAAGTTCTGGTAGAGTCCCTTAACCAGGAAGCGGTCTTTCATTCGACCATTGAAGCAGCCTCGGGAGACACCCCTATCAGTGAAGCCCTAAGCATGTTTTAA
- the putP gene encoding sodium/proline symporter PutP has protein sequence MDYALIISITVYMIGMLWIGYYAYKRTSNLSDYMLGGRTLGPAVTALSAGASDMSGWLLMGLPGAMYATGLSASWIVIGLTLGAWANWIYVAPRLRTYTEVANDSITIPGYLENRFGDASKILRLISGLVILIFFTFYVSSGMVSGGVLFQSTFGLDYHTGLWIITGVVVAYTLFGGFLAVSWTDFVQGLIMFLALILVPIVTLFHIGGFGPAIDTARTINPAFLDIFKGTSLLGIVSLFAWGLGYFGQPHIIVRFMAISSVKEIKKATRIGMGWMIFSSIGAMLTGFVGIAYVADTGISIEDPETIFILLGEVLFHPIITGFLISAILAAIMSTISSQLLVTSSSLTEDLYKTFFRRSATDKELVTIGRLSVLLVSVIALFISWEKNETILDLVGYAWAGFGSAFGPLIILSLYWKRMTRWGALAGMIIGASTVIIWSQAGLSDFLYEMIPGFAASLIAIIVVSLLTEKPSAEVEKQFADFEKSLK, from the coding sequence ATGGATTATGCATTAATTATATCCATTACCGTGTATATGATTGGAATGCTTTGGATTGGCTATTATGCGTATAAACGGACTTCCAATCTATCAGATTACATGCTCGGAGGACGGACACTGGGTCCTGCGGTAACCGCTTTAAGTGCGGGTGCTTCCGATATGAGCGGATGGCTTTTGATGGGCCTTCCAGGAGCCATGTATGCCACTGGCCTAAGCGCTTCCTGGATTGTCATCGGCTTGACTCTCGGGGCATGGGCAAACTGGATCTATGTGGCACCAAGGCTCCGCACGTATACTGAGGTAGCCAATGATTCTATTACGATTCCCGGTTATTTAGAAAACCGGTTCGGGGATGCTTCCAAAATCCTCCGCCTGATTTCAGGATTAGTTATCTTAATTTTCTTTACCTTTTATGTATCATCAGGCATGGTTTCCGGGGGCGTTTTATTCCAGAGCACTTTCGGGCTGGATTACCACACCGGTTTATGGATCATTACAGGTGTTGTGGTTGCGTATACACTATTTGGAGGATTTCTTGCGGTTAGCTGGACAGACTTTGTTCAGGGTTTGATTATGTTTCTCGCCCTCATTCTTGTACCAATCGTAACCCTTTTCCATATAGGAGGATTTGGGCCGGCAATTGATACTGCCAGAACAATCAATCCAGCTTTCCTTGATATCTTTAAAGGGACAAGTCTATTAGGCATCGTTTCCCTTTTTGCATGGGGCCTTGGCTACTTTGGACAGCCTCATATTATCGTCCGCTTTATGGCTATCAGTTCAGTTAAAGAAATCAAAAAAGCCACCCGCATTGGGATGGGCTGGATGATTTTCTCGAGTATTGGCGCTATGCTGACTGGTTTTGTCGGAATTGCTTATGTGGCGGATACCGGAATTAGCATCGAAGATCCCGAAACGATCTTCATCCTCCTGGGCGAGGTATTATTCCACCCGATCATTACAGGCTTTTTAATCTCGGCAATCCTTGCAGCTATCATGAGTACCATCTCATCACAGCTGCTAGTCACATCAAGCTCATTAACGGAAGATTTATATAAGACATTCTTCCGCCGCTCAGCTACAGATAAAGAATTGGTTACAATAGGAAGATTATCTGTATTGCTGGTTTCTGTCATTGCATTATTTATCTCATGGGAGAAAAATGAAACGATTCTGGACCTTGTGGGTTATGCTTGGGCTGGTTTCGGATCTGCTTTCGGACCGCTTATCATTCTCAGCTTATACTGGAAGCGCATGACAAGATGGGGAGCACTAGCAGGGATGATCATAGGTGCCAGCACCGTCATCATTTGGTCTCAAGCCGGATTATCCGACTTCCTCTATGAAATGATCCCTGGCTTTGCTGCCAGCTTAATTGCCATCATCGTGGTGAGTCTTCTGACTGAGAAGCCATCTGCAGAAGTTGAGAAACAGTTTGCAGACTTTGAAAAATCCTTAAAATAA